The Gimibacter soli genome includes a region encoding these proteins:
- the secD gene encoding protein translocase subunit SecD: MSTYPRWKLLLILSVCLFGFIAALPNFLSEQQRAELPDFMPSKTLNLGLDLRGGVHLLLEAKTDDIIEGRLENLAGQVRDIRRNEKGVNFAGVRIEGRSVIFSVTDDEMIEKARTALLPLTQASAGLGGMMGATVQEVSLEREGRKFTLTLTDEGISMQARDAISRALEVVRKRVDPDGTREITLQPQGDNRIVLQVPGESDPQRLLSVISTAAKLSFHDVNTNITPDDIARGRIRSSEKAVPVRGGGEMVIEKRAIVSGDDLVDAKAAFDQNGQPAVAFAFNTSGARRFGNHTRENVGRPFAIVLDNEIISAPRIITAILGGSGQITGIGGVQEAQELATLLKAGALPVPLEVMEQRTVGPDLGADSIAAGEVAAVIGFLAVVAYMFFGYGWFGIISNIALFTNVLLILGALSIFQATLTLPGIAGIVLTIGMAVDANVIIFERIREEQLAGRKPFAALSEGYGQAMSTVIDANITTFIAAFVLYFLGSGPVQGFAVTLGIGIITSVFSAVVLTRLILTTWLNRARPEKINI, encoded by the coding sequence ATGTCGACTTATCCGCGCTGGAAGCTGCTGCTGATCCTGAGCGTGTGCCTGTTTGGTTTCATCGCCGCGCTCCCGAATTTTCTGTCCGAGCAGCAAAGGGCGGAACTGCCCGATTTCATGCCTTCGAAAACGCTCAATCTGGGGCTTGACCTGAGGGGCGGTGTTCACCTTCTTCTGGAAGCCAAGACGGACGATATCATCGAAGGCCGCCTTGAAAATCTGGCGGGGCAGGTACGTGACATTCGCCGCAACGAAAAAGGCGTGAACTTCGCAGGCGTGCGGATCGAAGGCCGCTCGGTCATCTTCTCGGTAACCGATGACGAGATGATCGAAAAGGCGCGCACCGCACTTCTGCCGCTGACGCAGGCAAGTGCCGGCCTTGGCGGCATGATGGGCGCGACCGTGCAGGAAGTCTCGCTGGAGCGGGAAGGACGCAAGTTCACCCTGACGCTGACCGACGAAGGCATCAGCATGCAGGCACGCGACGCGATTTCGCGTGCGCTCGAGGTGGTCCGCAAGCGCGTTGACCCCGATGGCACCCGCGAGATCACCCTGCAGCCGCAAGGGGACAATCGTATTGTCCTGCAGGTGCCGGGCGAAAGCGACCCGCAGCGCCTGCTGAGCGTGATTTCGACCGCCGCAAAGCTCAGCTTCCATGACGTGAATACCAACATCACGCCCGACGACATAGCCCGTGGCCGTATCCGGTCCAGCGAAAAAGCAGTGCCGGTGCGCGGTGGCGGTGAGATGGTCATCGAAAAGCGCGCCATCGTTTCGGGTGACGATCTCGTTGATGCCAAGGCGGCGTTCGACCAGAACGGCCAGCCTGCAGTGGCCTTTGCCTTCAATACTTCGGGCGCGCGCCGTTTCGGCAACCATACCCGCGAGAATGTGGGTCGGCCGTTTGCCATCGTCCTTGATAATGAAATCATTAGCGCCCCGCGCATCATCACCGCCATTCTTGGCGGCTCAGGCCAGATCACCGGGATAGGCGGGGTTCAGGAAGCGCAGGAACTGGCAACCCTCCTGAAAGCCGGTGCGCTGCCCGTACCGCTTGAAGTGATGGAACAGCGGACTGTCGGCCCGGACCTCGGCGCTGACTCGATTGCTGCCGGCGAAGTGGCCGCCGTGATCGGCTTCCTGGCGGTTGTCGCCTATATGTTCTTCGGCTATGGCTGGTTCGGCATCATCTCCAACATCGCGCTTTTCACCAACGTTCTCCTGATCCTCGGCGCGCTCAGCATCTTCCAGGCGACGCTCACGCTGCCCGGCATTGCCGGCATCGTGCTGACGATCGGCATGGCGGTCGACGCCAACGTGATCATTTTCGAGCGTATCCGCGAAGAACAGCTCGCAGGGCGCAAGCCGTTTGCTGCGCTCAGCGAAGGGTACGGTCAGGCCATGTCGACGGTGATCGATGCCAACATCACCACCTTCATCGCGGCCTTCGTGCTATACTTCCTCGGCTCTGGTCCTGTGCAGGGCTTTGCCGTGACGCTTGGCATCGGCATCATCACCTCGGTCTTTTCGGCCGTTGTGCTGACGCGCCTTATCCTGACGACCTGGCTCAATCGCGCCCGGCCTGAAAAAATCAATATCTGA